One Pseudoliparis swirei isolate HS2019 ecotype Mariana Trench chromosome 4, NWPU_hadal_v1, whole genome shotgun sequence genomic window carries:
- the LOC130193043 gene encoding gastrula zinc finger protein xLCGF3.1-like, which translates to METEADGAHCGGPEPDRKLDPGSDPGPDTDETEYSDDGEETQEPQSDENPLLNKEVPVRDVNCSPGTTSSSSPACAARSDHQGHLEKPSSSKTGEKTVQCSVCDKIFRFNNDLKRHMAVHTGDKPFSCSVCSKTFKQKGHLNAHMTVHTRVKPFKCSLCDKRFGFNNDLKRHMAGHTGEKPFSCSVCSKTFTQKGHMTYHMTVHTGEKPFKCSVCDKRYGLNNDLKRHMAGHTGKKPFSCSKCDKTFRHKRNLTYHMNIHTGEKPFSCSLCDKTFSQKPNLTRHLVIHTRETK; encoded by the coding sequence atggagacagaagctgatggagcgcattgtggaggaccagaaccagacaggaagttaGATCCAGGAAGCGATCCAGGACCAGATACTGATGAGACTGAGTACAGTGATGATGGGGAGGAGACTCAGGAACCTCAGTCAGATGAGAACCCTCTGCTAAACAAAGAAGTCCCTGTAAGGGATGTGAACTGTAGTCCTGGAACTACATCAAGCAGCTCGCCTGCATGTGCTGCAcgctctgaccaccagggacatCTGGAGAAACCCAGCAGCTCcaaaacaggagagaaaacagttCAATGCTCTGTGTGTGACAAAATATTTAGATTCAATAACGATCTAAAGAGACACATGGCTGTCCACACAGGAGATAAACCATTTAGTTGTTCAGTGTGTagcaaaacatttaaacaaaaggGACACCTGAACGCTCACATGACTGTCCACACAAGAGTCAAACCATTTAAATGCTCTCTTTGTGACAAAAGATTTGGATTCAATAACGATCTAAAGAGACACATGGCTggccacacaggagagaaaccgtttaGTTGTTCAGTGTGTAgtaaaacatttacacaaaaggGGCACATGACCTATCACATGactgtccacacaggagaaaaaCCATTTAAATGTTCTGTTTGTGATAAACGATATGGATTAAATAACGATCTAAAGAGACACATGGCTGGCCACACAGGAAAAAAACCATTTAGTTGTTCTAAATGTGATAAAACATTTCGACATAAAAGAAACCTGACCTATCACATGAatatccacacaggagagaaaccatttagtTGTTCACTTTGTGATAaaacattttcacaaaaacCCAATCTGACACGACATTTAGTTATCCACACTAGAGAAACTAAGTAG
- the LOC130193029 gene encoding gastrula zinc finger protein XlCGF8.2DB-like: protein METEADGAHCGGPEPDRKLYPGSDPGPDTDETEYSDDGEETQEPQSDENPLLNKEVPVRDVNCSPGTTSSSSPACAARSDHQGHLEKPSSSKTGEKTVQCSVCDKIFRFNYELKRHMTVHTGEKPFKCSLCDKRFGFNNDLKRHMAVHTGEKPFSCSICDKTFRHKRNLPYHMNIHTGEKPFSCSLCDKTFPHKSSLISHMNIHTGEKPFSCSLCDKTFQHKRNLTDHMNSHTGEKPFSCSVCSKTFKQKGHLNAHMTVHTRVKPFKCSLCDKRFGLNNYLKRHMAVHTGEKPFSCSICDKTFRHKRNLPYHMNSHTGEKPFSCSLCDKTFPHKRNLTSHMNIHTGEKPFSCSVCDKTFSKKPNLTRHLIIHTRETK from the coding sequence aTGGAGACAGAAGCTGATGGAGCGCATTGTGGAGGCccagaaccagacaggaagttaTATCCAGGAAGCGATCCAGGACCAGATACTGATGAGACTGAGTACAGTGATGATGGGGAGGAGACTCAGGAACCTCAGTCAGATGAGAACCCTCTGCTAAACAAAGAAGTCCCTGTAAGGGATGTGAACTGTAGTCCTGGAACTACATCAAGCAGCTCGCCTGCATGTGCTGCAcgctctgaccaccagggacatCTGGAGAAACCCAGCAGCTCcaaaacaggagagaaaacagttCAATGCTCTGTGTGTGACAAAATATTTAGATTCAATTACGagctaaagagacacatgactgtccacacaggagagaaaccatttaaaTGCTCTCTTTGTGACAAAAGATTTGGATTCAATAACGATCTAAAGAGACACATGgctgtccacacaggagagaaaccatttagtTGTTCTATATGCGATAAAACATTTCGACATAAAAGAAACCTGCCCTATCACATGAatatccacacaggagagaaaccatttagtTGTTCACTTTGTGATAAAACATTTCCACATAAAAGTAGCCTGATCTCTCACATGAatatccacacaggagagaaaccatttagtTGTTCACTTTGtgataaaacatttcaacataaAAGAAACCTGACCGATCACATGAATAGccacacgggagagaaaccatttagttgttcagtgtgtagcaaaacatttaaacaaaaggGACACCTGAACGCTCACATGACTGTCCACACAAGAGTCAAACCATTTAAATGCTCTCTTTGTGACAAAAGATTTGGATTAAATAACTATCTAAAGAGACACATGgctgtccacacaggagagaaaccatttagtTGTTCTATATGCGATAAAACATTTCGACATAAAAGAAACCTGCCCTATCATATGAATagccacacaggagagaaaccatttagtTGTTCACTTTGTGATAAAACATTTCCACATAAAAGAAACCTGACCTCTCACATGAatatccacacaggagagaaaccatttagttgttcagtttgtgataaaacattttcaaaaaagcCCAATCTGACACGACATTTAATTATCCACACTAGAGAAACTAAGTAG